A window of the Trichoderma asperellum chromosome 4, complete sequence genome harbors these coding sequences:
- a CDS encoding uncharacterized protein (EggNog:ENOG41~TransMembrane:11 (o38-59i71-88o100-118i130-149o161-183i255-273o293-315i324-344o364-385i397-416o428-446i)) yields the protein MGAFLFGYDLGFIGTAISLPSFQKDFRLTDKTQSEKDAFSANVVSLLQAGCIVGVLAAAPFSDTYGRRPTLFLTALIFNLGSALQTGAKGSWALMLAGRAIGGIGVGAASMIVPVYVAEASPPLIRGRLVGIYEIFVSAGTMLGFWINYGLAKNVPPSSKQWIISFAVQLIPGSLLLIGTFFIPESPRYLAQHKGRDKCIASLQRLRCIPSDHPYILEEVHSILQQIEHEEAIAEGHGIKTFLKELTKPGNQKRLLIGCLMFIFMQMAGSNAINYYSPAIFKSIGLTGSNTAFFATGIYGVVRFVAIIFAMVFVVDRFGRTRTLMAGSVVMAFAMWYIGAYVKIASPGSGGSSGVSSAGYAGIAMIYIYAIGWCFSWAGIPWIYASEIFPIRIRSPCVSACIAVHWILNFVIARSVPYMISNIGYGTYFLFAAFITISVPWVFFFVPETKGFSLEDIDVLFGLPQIEHLYHDNGNALKEPECNVTHSEHSKA from the exons ATGGGAGCATTCTTATTTGGATATGATTTGGGCTTTATTGGCACTGCCATTTCACTCCCCTCGTTTCAAAA GGACTTCCGCCTTACCGACAAAACCCAGTCGGAAAAAGATGCCTTCTCGGCAAATGTAGTCTCGCTTCTCCAAGCCGGCTGCATCGTTGGTGTGCTAGCTGCCGCCCCATTTAGTGATACCTATGGACGACGACCAACCCTGTTTCTGACTGCACTCATTTTTAATCTTGGCTCAGCATTACAAACCGGTGCAAAGGGCTCTTGGGCATTAATGCTTGCCGGCCGAGCGATAGGAGGCATTGGTGTCGGAGCTGCGAGCATGATAGTGCCTGTCTATGTCGCGGAAGCATCACCGCCACTCATTCGCGGCCGTCTGGTCGGCATCTACGAGATCTTCGTATCAGCTGGTACCATGTTGGGCTTTTGGATCAACTACGGCCTTGCGAAAAATGTGCCGCCATCATCGAAGCAGTGGATCATCAGCTTTGCTGTGCAACTCATTCCGGGATCACTATTGTTAATTGGCACATTTTTTATTCCAGAATCACCTAGGTATCTAGCTCAACATAAGGGTCGCGATAAGTGCATTGCCTCTCTTCAACGCCTCCGATGTATTCCGTCCGATCATCCTTATATATTGGAAGAGGTGCATAGTATCCTTCAGCAAATTGAGCACGAAGAGGCCATTGCAGAAGGACACGGCATCAAGACATTTCTCAAGGAGCTCACCAAGCCGGGAAACCAAAAAAGGCTCCTTATTGGTTGCCTTATGTTCATATTTATGCAGATGGCAGGTTCCAACGCAATCAATTATTATTCGCCAGCCATTTTCAAGAGCATTGGTCTCACGGGATCAAACACAGCCTTTTTTGCCACGGGTATCTATGGTGTTGTCAGGTTTGTAGCCATCATATTCGCCATGGTATTTGTCGTGGATCGATTTGGAAGAACCAGAACCTTAATGGCAGGAAGTGTCGTAATG GCATTTGCAATGTGGTACATTGGCGCGTATGTCAAAATCGCTTCCCCCGGCTCTGGTGGGTCCTCTGGCGTCAGCTCCGCAGGCTACGCTGGTATCGCCATGATCTACATATACGCTATCGGGTGGTGTTTCTCTTGGGCCGGTATCCCCTGGATTTACGCCTCAGAAATCTTCCCAATACGCATCCGCTCCCCTTGCGTGTCTGCATGTATAGCAGTTCACTGGATTCTCAACTTTGTCATTGCTAGGAGCGTGCCATACATGATCTCAAACATTGGCTACGGCACGTACTTTCTCTTTGCGGCTTTTATAACCATTTCAGTACCATGGGTGTTCTTTTTCGTTCCAGAAACTAAGGGCTTTAGCTTGGAGGATATAGACGTATTGTTTGGCTTGCCTCAGATTGAGCACTTGTATCACGACAACGGCAATGCGTTGAAAGAGCCAGAATGTAATGTGACGCACTCAGAGCATTCTAAGGCGTAG
- a CDS encoding uncharacterized protein (EggNog:ENOG41~TransMembrane:1 (o543-561i)) — translation MLARAQQRVGASRSAPSSKSRRRAIEACSFCRRRKIKCNGARPVCVNCQSYGQSCIYEPVGEAAKETGRRRHRFKTRTSPNTSEDAASSPWRASATESAPVDDEHASGSNEAGASSVEAGVARILMSADGVSTYHSRTSTLYEDHAPEKQVEVDTGPRIPDEWVEKGLVAEAAKQRQLEDLNFRQQRLDFDGVDPDLGMHLLSIHWNRQHHSFLVTYRPAFMRDMACGGPYFSKLLLNAIYFGASKFSLRLEVRKDPNDVRTAGWKFRERVRELLGGSLDSSRITTIQALLQMTNSLFALGDERSAAWLYSGMAFRMIIDLGMHVDLTKTGRFSDEDLEIRRRVFWGAFVIDKMQSLYQGRPVSLKDTDILVPIKFLDTHEELEDWQPFAYSTLTPKYSGSPAYSVSTFSALCRLSLAMSDILSCIYTERCVDQSPTDLASMLDRLQVKLDDWKAALPSHVQLNLLDPEGAGAFPPPHVFSLHAMHNVLVILLHRPFVADGHLYNTSRSILVDSFMKCATAASNIADILLAYDRAFSIRHAPYLISYATYVAATILVRIAAKRRSESKVFADLATCLAVFKENQETNYAVQKAAIVIETLIKRLGVVVDLAMAHPSPMASQEQRLQVGGNASPSACQMRSEVIPSHLRTLTNLMQSDSSNMTSVNVNEVMHHSNSEWLDIDGIIQSFLEDGNSSVPKPAMAYSTERSRCDHCRMALANNHEHRGYPADVAHVSGISRLGEDVYSVESQWSTGVREREREAQLDGLVSINDPLFGFNGTIFANGGSLF, via the exons ATGTTAGCTCGAGCTCAGCAGAGGGTGGGAGCTTCCCGTTCTGCGCCAAGTTCAAAGTCACGCCGTCGGGCAATTGAAGCGTGCAGCTTTTGTAGACGGCGAAAG ATCAAATGTAACGGTGCGCGACCCGTGTGTGTCAACTGCCAATCTTACGGCCAAAGTTGTATATACGAACCTGTAGGCGAAGCTGCAAAAGAGACTGGTCGTAGACGACATCGTTTCAAGACTCGCACGTCGCCAAACACTAGCGAAGATGCCGCATCCTCCCCATGGCGTGCGTCCGCAACCGAATCAGCACCGGTGGATGATGAACATGCCTCGGGTAGCAACGAAGCTGGAGCTTCATCAGTTGAAGCGGGGGTTGCTAGGATTCTCATGTCTGCCGACGGCGTTTCGACCTATCACAGTCGTACGAGCACATTGTATGAAGACCATGCCCCAGAGAAACAGGTTGAAGTAGATACGGGGCCTCGGATCCCAGATGAATGGGTGGAGAAAGGTCTGGTTGCTGAAGCAGCGAAACAGCGCCAGCTGGAGGACTTGAACTTCCGACAACAAAGACTTGACTTTGACGGAGTTGACCCAGATCTTGGCATGCATCTACTTTCCATACATTGGAACAGACAGCATCATTCGTTTCTTGTCACGTACCGACCGGCATTTATGCGAGATATGGCGTGCGGAGGACCATACTTTTCCAAGCTTCTTCTGAATGCCATTTACTTCGGTGCGTCGAAGTTCAGTCTCAGACTCGAAGTCCGCAAAGACCCGAACGATGTGCGTACTGCTGGATGGAAATTTCGTGAGCGTGTCCGAGAACTCCTTGGTGGCTCGCTAGATTCAAGtcgcatcaccaccatccaGGCCCTTTTACAGATGACAAATTCGCTGTTTGCCCTGGGAGACGAGAGAAGCGCTGCATGGCTTTATTCGGGAATGGCATTTCGAATGATCATTGACCTCGGCATGCATGTCGACTTGACTAAAACTGGGCGCTTTTCAGACGAAGACCTAGAGATTCGAAGACGAGTATTTTGGGGGGCTTTTGTAATTGACAAGATGCAAAGTCTATATCAAGGGCGCCCGGTGAGTCTCAAAGATACAGATATTCTAGTGCCAATCAAATTTCTAGATACACACGAAGAGCTGGAAGACTGGCAGCCGTTTGCTTATTCGACTCTCACGCCTAAATATTCTGGGTCGCCGGCGTATAGCGTGTCGACCTTTTCCGCGCTCTGCAGACTTTCACTTGCCATGAGCGACATTCTAAGTTGCATTTATACCGAACGCTGTGTTGACCAATCCCCAACCGACTTGGCCAGCATGTTGGATAGATTGCAAGTCAAATTGGATGATTGGAAGGCTGCACTTCCTAGCCACGTTCAGTTGAACCTGTTAGACCCTGAAGGTGCAGGAGCCTTTCCACCACCACATGTCTTTAGTCTGCA TGCTATGCATAACGTACTTGTTATTCTTCTGCACCGTCCGTTTGTTGCCGATGGACATTTGTACAACACGTCGCGATCAATCTTAGTAGATTCCTTCATGAAATGCGCGACTGCCGCTTCCAATATCGCCGACATTCTTCTGGCCTATGATCGGGCATTTTCTATACGGCACGCACCTTACTTGATATCGTACGCCACATATGTAGCAGCTACGATACTTGTGCGGATTGCCGCCAAACGTCGGAGCGAGTCTAAGGTTTTTGCCGATTTGGCTACCTGCCTGGCGGTATTCAAAGAAAACCAGGAAACCAACTACGCCGTTCAGAAGGCTGCCATTGTTATTGAGACCTTGATAAAACGACTCGGCGTGGTTGTTGATCTTGCAATGGCCCATCCGTCTCCAATGGCTTCGCAAGAGCAACGACTGCAGGTGGGCGGAAATGCGTCTCCATCTGCTTGTCAAATGAGGTCTGAGGTTATACCATCTCATCTTAGAACTTTAACAAACCTAATGCAATCAGATTCCTCAAATATGACATCAGTCAATGTCAATGAGGTGATGCATCATTCCAACTCAGAGTGGTTGGATATTGATGGGATAATCCAGAGCTTCTTGGAGGATGGGAATTCGTCTGTCCCAAAACCGGCAATGGCTTACAGCACAGAGAGATCGAGATGTGATCACTGCAGGATGGCATTGGCTAATAACCATGAGCATCGCGGCTACCCGGCCGATGTCGCTCATGTTTCTGGCATTTCCCGCCTTGGCGAAGACGTCTATAGTGTTGAGTCGCAATGGTCAACGGGTGTACGGGAAAGGGAACGGGAAGCACAACTTGACGGGCTTGTGTCCATCAATGATCCACTCTTCGGCTTCAATGGCACTATTTTCGCAAATGGTGGGTCACTCTTCTAG
- a CDS encoding uncharacterized protein (EggNog:ENOG41): MSAPKFTPVGPQSYDSTYERDPRHVEVDSYINLHLLSDAKNSYNSAMDKIYRDSIAAGLPDIACSPAQAKFLMLQIQICNATNILEVGTLGGYSAAWMALAGPSVKVTTIEINKEYAAVASDNLVEAGLKDQVEILQGAGLDILPQLASQVESGARPPFDFVFIDANKQDNLEYFNLAVSMTKPHTAIIVDNVVRNGKVASAYEAEKDDRVLGARQLIEGIGKDDRVDATVIQTVGEKNYDGFLLAIRR; the protein is encoded by the coding sequence ATGTCAGCTCCAAAGTTCACACCCGTTGGTCCACAGTCATATGACTCTACTTACGAGAGAGATCCGAGGCATGTTGAAGTTGACAGTTACATTAACTTACACCTTTTGAGTGATGCTAAGAACTCATATAACTCGGCAATGGATAAAATATATCGTGATTCCATTGCTGCTGGCCTCCCGGACATTGCCTGTTCCCCAGCACAAGCCAAGTTTCTCATGCTGCAAATCCAGATTTGCAATGCCACCAACATTCTCGAAGTCGGTACACTAGGTGGTTACAGCGCCGCGTGGATGGCGTTAGCTGGACCATCCGTCAAGGTAACGACAATCGAGATAAACAAAGAGTACGCTGCTGTGGCATCCGACAATCTTGTCGAAGCGGGCTTGAAGGACCAAGTTGAGATCCTGCAAGGCGCTGGCCTCGATATTCTTCCACAGTTGGCATCACAAGTTGAGTCTGGAGCACGGCCGCCATTCGACTTCGTCTTCATTGACGCTAATAAGCAAGACAACCTCGAATACTTCAACCTGGCAGTCTCCATGACAAAGCCTCATACAGCTATTATTGTAGACAATGTTGTTCGGAACGGCAAAGTTGCTTCTGCCTACGAAGCCGAGAAGGACGATCGCGTCTTGGGCGCTCGACAACTAATAGAAGGGATTGGAAAGGATGATCGGGTCGACGCAACAGTAATTCAAACAGTTGGTGAGAAGAACTACGATGGGTTTCTGCTTGCTATTAGAAGATaa
- a CDS encoding uncharacterized protein (EggNog:ENOG41): MLRLHFLCTYVHHVEIGLFLQDMFSALSSPVHFARGTSYLAAREIHSITAQVIDITEGYANNFLIPANKIRTKASSMAIKNPSQPPKHCVLPCTWMRAGTSKALFINRKNLPGSSLEWGRHLVSALGSRGNDSRQIDGIGGGLSTTSKVAVVAVSDRPDADIDWTFVQVAVGRDSIDMTGTCGNVSSGVGPYALQSGLVKRRPGEKKMDIRIYNTNTDSIIVETMQLDEAGNFLEIGNYAMPGVPSPGSEVRCAFLHPAGSMTGKLFPSGQQQQTLRIMPYPNLMTGAAPFDVRVTLIDAANPFVFIDATSMPVPDPSLPDVAVHAIIESIRCEGAVAMGLASNVEVASKTRGTPKVALLYPPPISQGGLGQANIRVQSYSMGLPHPSFQLTGAVCLATALNYKGTVAAGLCQNSPNEVASFSSTRPEKGASKSSVVEKKFAIAHNKGVIEVFTTIDSNGEVQSCAVSRTARKLFEGNVSYYI; encoded by the exons ATGCTTCGGTTGCATTTTCTATGTACCTAT GTTCATCATGTCGAAATTGGCCTTTTCCTACAAGACATGTTCTCCGCTCTTTCGTCTCCTGTTCATTTCGCGAGAGGGACGTCATATCTAGCTGCGAGAGAGATTCACAGCATAACAGCTCAGGTGATTGATATTACCGAAGGATACGCCAATAACTTTCTCATACCTGCCAATAAAATTCGAACCAAAGCTTCCTCAATGGCTATCAAGAATCCATCTCAGCCACCCAAACACTGCGTGCTGCCGTGTACTTGGATGCGTGCAGGTACCTCAAAGGCTTTGTTCATCAACAGAAAGAACTTACCTGGTAGTTCCCTTGAGTGGGGACGGCATTTAGTCTCCGCTCTGGGTTCTCGGGGAAATGATTCTCGCCAGATTGATGGAATTGGTGGTGGCTTGTCTACAACTTCCAAGGTCGCCGTGGTAGCCGTGTCAGACCGCCCTGATGCTGATATTGACTGGACATTCGTCCAGGTCGCAGTGGGGCGAGATTCTATAGACATGACAGGAACATGTGGCAATGTATCGTCTGGCGTAGGGCCTTATGCTTTGCAAAGTGGTCTTGTCAAACGCAGGCCTGGTGAAAAAAAG ATGGACATCCGGATATACAATACGAACACCGATAGCATAATCGTGGAGACGATGCAGCTTGACGAAGCTGGCAATTTCTTGGAAATTGGCAACTATGCCATGCCCGGAGTTCCCTCCCCGGGCAGTGAAGTCAGATGTGCATTTTTGCATCCAGCTGGAAGCATGACGGGGAAATTATTCCCTTCAGgtcagcagcaacaaactTTGCGCATAATGCCATACCCTAACTTGATGACGGGAGCGGCACCGTTCGATGTGCGAGTGACCTTAATCGATGCAGCCAACCCCTTTGTTTTCATCGATGCTACAAGTATGCCTGTACCAGATCCCTCGTTACCTGACGTGGCTGTACATGCTATTATTGAATCTATTCGCTGTGAAGGTGCTGTTGCTATGGGCCTAGCATCAAACGTGGAAGTCGCATCCAAGACGAGAGGGACGCCAAAAGTTGCCCTCCTGTACCCTCCGCCAATCTCACAGGGCGGCTTAGGTCAGGCTAATATTCGGGTTCAGTCATACTCCATGGGTCTTCCTCACCCAAGCTTTCAACTCACTGGAGCTGTATGCCTGGCGACGGCGTTGAATTATAAAGGCACAGTCGCAGCCGGGTTGTGCCAAAACTCGCCTAATGAAGtcgcttccttctcttctacGAGGCCAGAAAAGGGAGCATCAAAAAGCTCAGTCGTGGAGAAGAAGTTTGCAATAGCTCATAATAAAGGGGTCATAGAAGTATTTACCACAATTGATAGCAATGGAGAGGTGCAAAGCTGTGCTGTTTCACGCACTGCACGAAAACTATTCGAGGGCAACGTAtcctattatatatag
- a CDS encoding uncharacterized protein (EggNog:ENOG41~TransMembrane:12 (i33-53o97-114i126-149o161-180i192-215o221-242i302-323o343-365i377-394o400-416i423-442o462-487i)), with protein sequence MPDMENPDSDRPLEDVDATPLLGDRSSRGFQSLFTRQIPTASLLLYVCLFLVMELGGSLPANSLVQVVEEALCREMRGAPDCGADDDVQSSLAILMGWYHTAMILPGLLTVLPYGMLADRYGQKPFLVLSTFGIALTGACVRIICFWPEKFSIHALWATQLLYFIGGGLPVSNAIVFANITSLTTDVSRSSVFSFIIALSLGPRLIATIVASRLIELYGPWLPLWFSLGFLVATCLLSFFIIEPKKKVKHLDDSVSDDANAYSSSEQPTAAAGSRQLKDKILRSFQEARAGASFLMQKSSSFTIRIIVCLIFMTLAWQCSGVSEQLMRRRFGWSWAKLSYVTALQIIVGIISCMIILPIASYIMSSKFTMSATARDLSVARACGAVFIFGAIITTLTPNGFGMLIGVVLFNLGTVYNQVLKSLLVVVVGENSVVLFSGLNILETIGNLTSAPLVAQAFKFGLWLGGIWMALPVMFSGSFALIGLLVLGVKNSN encoded by the exons TCTTTTTCTGGTAATGGAATTAGGCGGCTCTCTACCCGCCAATTCTTTAGTTCAAGTTGTTGAAGAGGCTCTTTGCCGGGAGATGCGTGGGGCACCCGACTGCGGTGCGGATGATGATGTGCAAAGCTCCCTAGCCATCTTGATGGGATGGTATCATACTGCCATGATACTGCCAG GACTACTTACAGTGCTGCCTTATGGAATGCTTGCCGACCGTTACGGGCAGAAACCGTTTCTTGTGCTGAGTACTTTCGGCATAGCCCTGACTGGTGCGTGTGTAAGAATCATCT GTTTTTGGCCGGAAAAGTTCTCTATTCACGCACTATGGGCCACGCAGCTTCTCTACTTCATCGGCGGAGGCCTTCCAGTCAGCAATGCTATTGTCTTTGCCAACATTACCAGCCTTACTACTGATGTATCGAG GTCctctgttttctctttcatcatCGCCCTATCGCTCGGTCCCCGCCTTATCGCCACCATAGTTGCTTCGAGGTTAATAGAACTGTACGGCCCATGGCTTCCATTGTGGTTTAGTCTAGGTTTTCTTGTCGCCACTtgccttctctcttttttcattATAGaaccaaagaaaaaggtcAAGCACTTGGATGACTCTGTGTCGGACGACGCCAATGCGTACTCTTCATCGGAGCAGCCAACTGCCGCGGCTGGCAGCAGACAGCTGAAGGACAAGATATTGAGAAGCTTTCAAGAAGCCAGAGCAGGTGCATCCTTTCTCATGCAGAAAAGCAGCTCCTTTACCATCCGAATCATTGTCTGCTTGATATTCATGACATTGGCCTGGCAGTGCTCTGGTGTGAGTGAACAGCTCATGCGGAGGAGATTTGGTTGGAGTTGGGCTAAG CTATCTTACGTCACCGCCTTGCAGATTATCGTAGGCATCATCTCCTGCATGATTATTTTGCCCATTGCATCTTATATTATGTCCAGCAAGTTCACCATGAGTGCAACGGCGCGAGACCTGTCTGTAGCGCGTGCTTGCGGCGCTGTGTTTATCTTTGGAGCCATTATTACAACGTTGACGCCCAATGGTTTTGGCATGCTTATTG GTGTTGTACTATTTAATCTAGGCACAGTGTACAACCAGGTCCTTAAAAGTCTGCTCGTGGTAGTAGTCGGTGAGAACTCAGTAGTACTATTTAGTGGTCTCAACATTCTCGAGACGATTGGCAATTTGACATCGGCGCCTCTTGTGGCCCAGGCATTTAAGTTTGGCCTGTGGTTGGGAGGGATTTGGATGGCACTACCTGTTATGTTTAGTGGCTCATTTGCCTTGATCGGACTATTGGTCCTTGGAGTAAAGAATAGTAACTAG